The following are from one region of the Sandaracinus amylolyticus genome:
- a CDS encoding MerR family transcriptional regulator: MDDELALTIRDAAARTGLSPHTLRYYERIGLLGRVPRASSGHRRYGERELRMIDFLRKLQATGMPIRDMLRYAALVRRGDDTRPARRALLEQHEARVQARLDELAGNLAIIRKKIAMYGEATTTKKKGTKTR; this comes from the coding sequence ATGGACGACGAGCTCGCGCTCACGATCCGCGACGCCGCCGCGCGCACCGGTCTGTCGCCGCACACGCTCCGCTACTACGAGCGCATCGGGCTGCTCGGGCGCGTGCCGCGCGCGTCGAGCGGACATCGACGGTACGGCGAGCGCGAGCTCCGGATGATCGACTTCCTCCGGAAGCTCCAGGCCACCGGGATGCCCATCCGCGACATGCTCCGCTACGCCGCGCTGGTGCGGCGCGGCGACGACACGCGGCCTGCGCGACGCGCGCTGCTCGAGCAGCACGAAGCACGCGTGCAGGCGCGGCTCGACGAGCTCGCGGGGAACCTCGCGATCATTCGCAAGAAGATCGCGATGTACGGCGAAGCGACGACGACGAAGAAGAAGGGAACGAAGACGCGATGA
- a CDS encoding aldo/keto reductase: protein MKTRTLGRSGLSVSALGLGCMGMSDFYAGRDDDESRATLEHALARGVTFYDTADMYGTGENEKLLGPFVQKHRDRVVLATKFGIVRDASDASVRGIDGSPAYVKKACDASLKRLGIETIDLYYLHRKDPRVPIEETVGAMAELVRAGKVRHLGLSEVGPKTLRAACAVHPIAALQSEYSLWSREPEDGTLAACRELGVGFVAYSPLGRGFLTGQIKRFEDLAEDDYRRHSPRFQGEAFAKNLELVAHVQALAVKKGCTAAQLALAWVLAQGEDIVPIPGTKRRKYLDENLGALDVGLTREELAEIDRIAPKGAASGERYPAAAMAMLPD, encoded by the coding sequence ATGAAGACGCGCACGCTCGGGCGCTCCGGTCTCTCGGTGTCCGCGCTCGGCCTCGGCTGCATGGGGATGAGCGACTTCTACGCAGGGCGCGACGACGACGAGTCGCGCGCGACGCTCGAGCACGCGCTCGCGCGCGGCGTGACGTTCTACGACACCGCGGACATGTACGGCACGGGCGAGAACGAGAAGCTGCTCGGGCCCTTCGTACAGAAGCATCGCGACCGCGTGGTGCTCGCGACGAAGTTCGGGATCGTGCGCGACGCGAGCGATGCGAGCGTGCGTGGGATCGACGGCTCGCCCGCGTACGTGAAGAAGGCGTGCGACGCGAGCCTGAAGCGGCTCGGCATCGAGACGATCGATCTCTACTACCTGCACCGGAAGGACCCGCGGGTGCCGATCGAGGAGACGGTCGGTGCGATGGCGGAGCTGGTGCGCGCGGGGAAGGTGCGTCACCTCGGGCTCTCGGAGGTCGGGCCGAAGACGCTGCGTGCTGCGTGCGCGGTGCATCCGATCGCGGCGCTGCAGAGCGAGTACTCGCTGTGGAGCCGTGAGCCCGAGGACGGAACGCTCGCGGCATGTCGTGAGCTCGGCGTGGGGTTCGTCGCGTACTCGCCGCTCGGTCGCGGGTTCCTCACCGGGCAGATCAAGCGGTTCGAGGATCTCGCGGAGGACGACTACCGGCGCCACTCGCCGCGGTTCCAGGGCGAAGCGTTTGCGAAGAACCTCGAGCTCGTCGCGCACGTGCAGGCGCTCGCGGTGAAGAAGGGATGCACCGCGGCGCAGCTCGCGCTCGCGTGGGTGCTCGCGCAGGGCGAGGACATCGTGCCGATCCCGGGGACGAAGCGGCGGAAGTACCTCGACGAGAACCTCGGGGCGCTCGACGTGGGGCTCACGAGGGAGGAGCTGGCGGAGATCGACCGGATCGCGCCGAAGGGGGCTGCGTCGGGGGAGCGGTATCCGGCGGCGGCGATGGCGATGCTGCCGGATTGA
- a CDS encoding helix-turn-helix domain-containing protein: MAQDLLPRLSMLPPATEFFVCDPTGSPEYGSLPTLDPEAQRRLANAYAAGEDAIWLDGRRAMLRDLSGPRRRFLVVVVHARGGSLSQRQREVAECAAAGATVEEIARHLGISQNTVRHHLKAVYRALEVGSRLELSRALGHLAA, encoded by the coding sequence TTGGCGCAGGATCTGCTGCCGCGCCTCTCCATGCTGCCGCCGGCGACCGAATTCTTCGTGTGTGATCCCACGGGCTCCCCGGAGTACGGCTCGCTGCCGACCCTCGATCCAGAAGCGCAGCGCCGCCTCGCCAACGCCTACGCCGCAGGCGAAGACGCCATCTGGCTCGACGGTCGACGCGCGATGCTCCGCGACCTCTCGGGCCCGCGCCGCCGCTTCCTCGTCGTCGTCGTGCACGCGCGCGGCGGAAGCCTCAGCCAACGCCAGCGCGAAGTCGCCGAGTGCGCCGCCGCCGGCGCCACCGTCGAAGAGATCGCGCGTCATCTCGGCATCTCGCAGAACACCGTTCGGCATCACCTCAAGGCCGTCTATCGCGCCCTCGAGGTCGGCAGCCGTCTCGAGCTCTCTCGCGCGCTCGGCCACCTCGCCGCGTGA
- the amrS gene encoding AmmeMemoRadiSam system radical SAM enzyme: MRERIEPGVVAGGWWEKLEDGRVRCDLCPRRCTLHAGQRGFCFVRQEREGAIVLTSYGQGSGLCVDPIEKKPLSHFHPGTSVLSFGTIGCNLGCKFCQNWDISKTREMERAHEHATPEQVATLARELGCRSVAFTYNDPVTWAEYAIDSAHAARELGVATVAVTAGYVDPSAREQFFGAMDAANVDLKAFTEDFYKRVCAARLAPVLETIEWLHRETNVWLELTTLLIPGHNDSDAEIEQLASWVLDRLGPDVPLHFTAFHPDFRMEDVPPTPPETLRRARARAKSLGLHHVYTGNVRDEEGSMTLCASCGARLITRDGYHVREYTLDARGACPSCGAVLAGRFDAKPRGFVQRRRVSLLQ, from the coding sequence ATGCGCGAGCGGATCGAGCCTGGGGTGGTCGCGGGCGGATGGTGGGAGAAGCTCGAGGACGGGCGCGTGCGCTGCGATCTCTGTCCCCGGCGCTGCACGCTCCACGCAGGACAGCGCGGCTTCTGCTTCGTGCGTCAGGAGCGCGAGGGCGCGATCGTGCTCACGAGCTACGGCCAGGGCTCGGGGCTCTGCGTCGATCCGATCGAGAAGAAGCCGCTCTCGCACTTCCATCCCGGCACGTCGGTGCTCTCGTTCGGCACCATCGGCTGCAACCTCGGATGCAAGTTCTGCCAGAACTGGGACATCTCGAAGACGCGCGAGATGGAGCGCGCGCACGAGCATGCGACGCCCGAGCAGGTCGCGACGCTCGCGCGCGAGCTCGGCTGCCGCAGCGTCGCGTTCACGTACAACGATCCCGTCACCTGGGCGGAGTACGCGATCGACAGCGCGCACGCCGCGCGCGAGCTCGGCGTCGCGACCGTCGCGGTGACCGCGGGCTACGTCGATCCGAGCGCGCGCGAGCAGTTCTTCGGCGCGATGGACGCCGCGAACGTCGACCTCAAAGCGTTCACCGAGGACTTCTACAAGCGCGTGTGCGCCGCGCGTCTCGCGCCGGTGCTCGAGACCATCGAGTGGCTGCACCGCGAGACGAACGTGTGGCTCGAGCTCACGACGCTGCTCATCCCCGGGCACAACGACTCGGACGCCGAGATCGAGCAGCTCGCGTCGTGGGTGCTCGATCGGCTCGGGCCCGACGTGCCGCTGCACTTCACCGCGTTCCATCCCGACTTCCGCATGGAGGACGTGCCGCCCACGCCGCCCGAGACGCTGCGCCGCGCGCGAGCACGCGCGAAGTCGCTCGGGCTGCACCACGTGTACACCGGGAACGTGCGCGACGAAGAGGGCTCGATGACGCTCTGCGCGTCGTGCGGCGCGCGCCTGATCACGCGCGACGGCTACCACGTGCGCGAGTACACGCTCGATGCGCGCGGCGCGTGCCCCTCGTGCGGTGCGGTGCTCGCCGGGCGCTTCGACGCGAAGCCGCGCGGCTTCGTGCAGCGGCGTCGCGTCTCGCTGCTCCAGTGA
- a CDS encoding archease, giving the protein MGATHAFEEHVGEVRVRIDASTLDELFAEAGRAFAELACGELPSAGDHAERIAVRARDRDALLVALLDELVFRAEVEGRVYPALEARVRSDRELEATLHAAPQDVRPRLHVKAATLHGVAIIEAPCGVSATVVLDV; this is encoded by the coding sequence GTGGGCGCGACCCATGCGTTCGAGGAGCACGTCGGCGAAGTGCGCGTCCGCATCGACGCGAGCACCCTCGACGAGCTCTTCGCGGAGGCGGGGCGTGCGTTCGCGGAGCTCGCGTGCGGCGAGCTGCCGAGCGCCGGAGATCACGCCGAGCGCATCGCGGTGCGAGCGCGCGATCGCGACGCGCTGCTCGTCGCGCTGCTCGACGAGCTCGTGTTCCGCGCCGAGGTCGAGGGGCGCGTGTATCCCGCGCTCGAGGCGCGAGTGCGCTCCGATCGCGAGCTCGAGGCGACGCTGCACGCGGCGCCCCAGGACGTGCGCCCGCGCCTCCACGTGAAGGCCGCGACGCTGCACGGCGTGGCGATCATCGAAGCCCCCTGCGGCGTGTCCGCGACGGTGGTGCTCGACGTGTGA